Below is a window of Shinella sp. PSBB067 DNA.
ATAGCCTAGACGCAAAGGGGCAGCCATAAAAAACCTTGTCTTGGTGAGCGGTTTTCAAAAACAGGCGGGCATGTCCAGACAGCAAGATTGGCCACAGACCGCACCGTTTGGCAACCTCCCTCGCAAGGACAGGCCGGTTTTGCCGAAGCGACACACCCATGGACACCCGCAGGGCCGCCGAATGGCGGACGGGCGTTCAGCATATCCGCTCCGGACCGCCTTAACGGCTTGCCGGCGCGCGCCCGTAGAAGGAGCATGAGAACGATCGCCCGCCGTAGATGATCTGGCGGCCGGCTTCCGGCATCTGCATGACGGTGGGGATCGATTGCAGCAGCGTGATGAGGATGACGCCGGCGACGGTCCCCAGATACGAGCCGCGCCCCCGAGAATGGAAGTCCCGCCGAGCAAGACGGCGGCGGTGGCCGGCAGCAGGTAGGCGTCGCCCATGGACTGCGCGGCCTTCGAGGCATAGCCGGCGAGAAGGACCCCGCCGAAGGCGGAAAGCCCGCCCGAGACCGCGAACGCGATCATGACGATGCGGCGCGTGTCGATCCCGGAGAGATAGGCCGCGGCGGCGCAGGCGATCATGGCGCCCGCCGTTTCCGATCAAGCGCATCAAGATCGACCGCGGCTTCGTCTCCCGCATGTGCGGCGGTCAGGACACCTGCACCATCGTCCGCGCGATCATCGGGCTTGCCATGCGCTCGGCATGACCGTGGTGGCCGAAGGCATCGAAACGACCGGCCAACTGGAGCAGTTGCAGGCCTTCGGCTGCGATTTCGGGCAGGGATACCTGTTTTCGCCGCCGATTGCCCCAAGCCAGCTCGCCGCATGCTTTCCTTCCGGATCGGATTTTACGCTGCCGGCGAGCGTCCCGATGTCATGACATCCCCACACCGGCGATGAGGCCGGAAGCCATTTTTCAAGGCAGGCGGCAACGCCGCCGTAAACCGCCAGCTCATCCTTCCGCCGATACCCTGCTTTCGGCAAGTCCGAGGGCTGCGCGAAGCCTCGCTTCGCTCTGCTCGGCGAACCGTGCGGCGCAAAGGCGGCCGCGCGCTTCATCCCGTGGCGGCAACGGGCCGGAAAGCCGTTCGGCGACGCCCTCCGCCGTTGCGGCGACATGCAGGAGGTTTTCGCAAACGCAGAGGCGATGGGCGAGCGATCCCTGGCGCACGACGACCGGAATCCCAAGCTGTGCGGCGCGGCCGAGAATGCCGGAGGCATGATCGCCGGTTCGTGGATAATGACACCACACCGCATCGCTCGCGGCATAGGCGCCGAGCAGCTCGGCATCCGAGACGACCCGGTCGACCGTGACGCCGCCCGCCTCGCGCAGCACCTCGGCATGTTCGGCCGCGGCCGCCGCGACCTTGCCGCAAGCGATGAACTGATAGCGCAGGCGCAGCCGCCCGGATCGGGCATAGACGTCGGCGAAGAGATCGAACCCCTTCTGCACGCTCTGTCCGCCGATCGCCGTCAGCACGGCCCGGTCGCCCGGCCGCCGCGTATCGCGAAGGAGGTTCACGGCGGTGCGCTCCTCCTCCGTCAGGTCCCAGAGCTGGAAATCGTGGATCCAGCCGTCGGCGATCGACGAGAAGGCCGGGAAGACGCTGAAGGGAAGGACGGTGAGGGTCTGGACGAGGCGATGGCGTTTCAGCCGCTTGAGCACCGCCCGCTTCCAGCGGTGCGGCCAGCGCGCCGACACCGTGAGCGGCATGGGCCGGAGCAGCAGCCCGGTCGTGCGGCGACCGGTCAGCGCGCGAAGCAGGCCGGTCAGGACATAGAGGAGGAATGTTTCCTCGGCGGCCAGAAAGAGCACGGGCGCACGCGAAAGGAAAAGGTCGCGAAGCCGGGCACGGCGGCCACCGAACAGGCGCGCGACCGTACGGAAATAGGCGGCACGCCGGCCGGTCTCGCTCCGGGCGTAGACGAGCGGCGCATCCGGCGCGCCGGGCCCTCGCCCCGTCCGCGCCCATAGCCGCCGGGACGGACGGGAAATCTCCGCTGCGGGGTTCTCCGACAGGAAATCCGAACGCAAGGACGCATTCGACTTCGCCGGCAGCTCCAAGCTCGCCTGCATGGCCTCTCCTCGAAAATCGTCGCAGATTCCCTGCCGAAGCCATCGTGCTCCGAAGGGATCGAACAGCGGCCAGATGTCCTGTGCCGCGTCGCCCGGCAATTTCCCGGACAAAGGCGAACCTTGCCAGAAAACGCAACCATGTCGTTTATATCCAGACCTTAACTTGTCGTTAACAAATTTCAAGCGGAATTCTACAACCTGGACGAAACATCGGCGTGTACCGCAGCCTGGACGAAACATCGGCGTGTACCGCAGCAGCCGGACAATCCGCATCGCTTGCCGCGGCGGGCCGGAACGTCCATAAAGGCCGCGACCGATAGAACGCTTCCAGAGAGCAGGATGAACCTCAAGGAATTTGCCGCCCGCATCGGCCTCTCCCCGACGACGGTCAGCCGGGCGATGAGCGGGTATCCGGAGGTGAGGCCCGAGACGCGGGCCCGCGTGCTGGAAGCCGCCGAGCGGCTCGGCTACCGGCCGAACAGCAGCGCGCAGCGGCTCGCCACCGGCCGGGCCGGCGCGATCGGCATCGTCTTCCAGGGCGGCGGGCGCTTCGGTCCCCATTCCAGCGAGTTCATGGGCGGGCTTTCGACGCGCCTGCAACGGGACGGCATCGACATCCTCGTCTCGACCGTCGAGACCGGAGAGGAGGAAGAGGCCGCCTACCGCCGGCTTGCCGCCAGCAAGCGGGTGGACGCGGTGATCGTGCACACGCCGGCCTGCACGGACGCACGCATCGCGCTGCTGCAGACGCTCGGCCTGCCCTTCATCGTGCACGGCCGCAGCACGGCGAAGACGCCCTTCGCCTTTCTCGACATCGACAATTTCTGCGCCATCGAGACGGCGACGACGCATCTGGCCGATCTCGGCCACCGGCGCATCGCGCTCATCAACGGCGATACGGCAAGCACCTATGCGCATGATCGCGACGAGGGCTATCGCAGGACGCTCGCCGCCCGCGGGCTCCCTTTCGACCCGGCCCTGGTCGGACAGGGCGAGTTCACGGACGAGAACGGCTTCCGGCTGATGCAGGCCTTCCTTGCCCTCCCTTCGCCGCCGACGGCCGTCATTGCCGGGTCCATGATGTCGGCGCTCGGGGCCATGCGGGCGATCCGCATCGCGGGGCTGACGGTGGGCGAGGACGTCTCCCTCATCGCCCATGACGACGTGTTTCCCTATCTCAGCCCCGAAAACCTCGTCCCGGCCGTCACCACGACGCAATCGCCGATCCGTGCGGCGGGCGAGCGGATCGGCGACATGGCGTTGCATCTGTTGCAGGGGGCGGCGCCGGAGACCTTGCAGGAGGTCTGGCCCGTCGAATTCCTTGTCCGGGGCTCGACAGGCCCTGCCCCGCCGCTTTGAGCTAGACCTTCAGCTCGCAGCGTCCCCTCTCCGTCTCGATGGCGAGATCGAGGACCTTCTGGAGTTCGGCCGCGTGGCGGAAGCCGGGTTCTATCGTCTGGCGCGCCGCAACGGCAGCCGCAAAGCGCTCGTAGTTGGTCGGCACCGTGCCGGCATCGATGTCCCGCCAGACGGCCTGCTCGACATCCTCGCCGAGGCAGCCGCGCAGCTTCGAGCCCTCGGTCGAATGGATGACCTCGAGCGCGCCCTTGTCGCCATGCATGCGCAGGCGCAGTTCGTTGAGATGGCCGGTCGCCCAGCGGCTGGCATGGATGACGCCGAGCGCGCCGTTGGCGAAATCGACCGTCATGGTGAAGCTGTCGTTCGCGTCGAGGTCATATTCGCCGATGCGGTTGTCCGGCGCCTTGTCGAAGGCCTTCAGCCGCGCGAATATGTGGTCCACGTCGCTCGCCGCGCCGTAGCTGGCGAAGTCGAGGATATGGATGCCGACATCC
It encodes the following:
- a CDS encoding LacI family DNA-binding transcriptional regulator; the encoded protein is MNLKEFAARIGLSPTTVSRAMSGYPEVRPETRARVLEAAERLGYRPNSSAQRLATGRAGAIGIVFQGGGRFGPHSSEFMGGLSTRLQRDGIDILVSTVETGEEEEAAYRRLAASKRVDAVIVHTPACTDARIALLQTLGLPFIVHGRSTAKTPFAFLDIDNFCAIETATTHLADLGHRRIALINGDTASTYAHDRDEGYRRTLAARGLPFDPALVGQGEFTDENGFRLMQAFLALPSPPTAVIAGSMMSALGAMRAIRIAGLTVGEDVSLIAHDDVFPYLSPENLVPAVTTTQSPIRAAGERIGDMALHLLQGAAPETLQEVWPVEFLVRGSTGPAPPL
- a CDS encoding EAL domain-containing protein; this encodes MAPAVSDQAHQDRPRLRLPHVRRSGHLHHRPRDHRACHALGMTVVAEGIETTGQLEQLQAFGCDFGQGYLFSPPIAPSQLAACFPSGSDFTLPASVPMS